A stretch of Meiothermus sp. QL-1 DNA encodes these proteins:
- a CDS encoding ATP-dependent helicase codes for MSDLLSSLNPAQQEAVRHLHGPALVVAGAGSGKTRTVVHRIAYLMREHRVYPSEILAVTFTNKAAGEMKERLVAMVGPQAKDLWVSTFHAAAVRILRVYGEYVGLRPGFVIYDDDDQNTLLKEVLKELGIEARPGPLRAMLDRLKNQGQGLEAFLREAPDFIGGVPKAEAAEVYRRYQAALQAQSAVDFNDLLLLTIRLFETHPEVLQKVRQRARFIHVDEYQDTNPVQYRLVRLLAGERPNLMVVGDPDQSIYGFRAADLHNILRFTQDYPEARVIRLEENYRSSASILRVANAVIEKNTLRLEKVLRPTKSGGEPVRLYRAPDAREEAAFVAREVSRLGNYAGIAVLYRTNAQSRLLEEHLRRAGVPVRLVGAVSFFERREIKDLLAYARVAVNPADALNLRRIVNTPPRGIGASTIAKLAEHAQANGISLYEAFRAASSVLSRPQAVEAFLELLEGLREAAFESGPVAFFERVLDETGLLEALREEPDGEDRLQNVEELLRAARDWEREEGGSLADFLDAVALTAKAEEPQGEAAGEAVTLMTLHNAKGLEFPVVFLVGLEENLLPHRNSLSRLEDLEEERRLFYVGITRAQERLYLSYAEEREVYGRREPTRPSRFLEDIPRELLQEVGFFDEPKMPRARPEARPAEFRGGEKVRHPRFGQGTVVAAMGGEVTVMFPGVGLKRLAVRFAGLERLD; via the coding sequence ATGTCCGACCTCCTTTCCTCCCTGAATCCGGCCCAGCAGGAGGCCGTTCGGCACCTCCACGGCCCGGCTTTGGTGGTGGCCGGGGCCGGCTCTGGCAAGACCCGCACGGTGGTGCACCGCATCGCCTACCTTATGCGGGAGCACCGCGTCTACCCCAGCGAGATTCTGGCCGTGACCTTTACCAACAAGGCCGCCGGCGAGATGAAGGAGCGCCTGGTGGCCATGGTGGGCCCCCAGGCCAAGGACCTCTGGGTCTCCACCTTCCACGCGGCAGCGGTGCGCATTCTGCGCGTCTACGGCGAGTACGTGGGCCTCAGGCCGGGTTTCGTCATCTACGACGACGATGACCAGAACACCCTGCTGAAAGAGGTCCTGAAGGAGCTTGGAATAGAGGCCAGGCCGGGGCCTCTCAGGGCCATGCTGGACCGGCTCAAGAACCAGGGCCAGGGCCTGGAGGCCTTCTTGCGCGAGGCCCCCGATTTCATCGGCGGGGTGCCCAAGGCAGAGGCGGCCGAGGTCTACCGCAGGTACCAGGCCGCCCTGCAGGCGCAGAGCGCGGTGGACTTCAACGATCTATTGCTCCTCACCATCCGGCTTTTCGAGACCCACCCCGAGGTGCTGCAAAAGGTGCGGCAGCGGGCCCGGTTCATCCATGTGGACGAGTACCAGGACACCAACCCGGTGCAGTACCGCCTGGTCAGGCTTCTGGCCGGAGAGCGGCCCAACCTGATGGTGGTGGGCGACCCCGACCAGAGCATCTACGGTTTTCGCGCGGCCGACCTGCACAACATCCTTCGCTTCACCCAGGACTACCCGGAGGCCAGGGTGATACGCCTGGAGGAGAACTACCGCTCGAGCGCCAGCATCCTGCGGGTGGCCAACGCGGTGATCGAGAAAAACACCCTCCGGCTGGAAAAGGTCCTTCGTCCTACCAAATCAGGGGGGGAGCCGGTGCGGCTCTACAGGGCCCCCGACGCCCGCGAGGAGGCCGCCTTCGTGGCCCGGGAGGTCAGCAGGCTGGGCAATTATGCCGGTATTGCGGTGCTCTACCGCACCAACGCCCAGTCCCGCCTGCTGGAGGAGCACCTGCGACGGGCAGGGGTGCCGGTGCGGCTGGTGGGGGCGGTGAGCTTCTTTGAGCGGCGGGAAATCAAGGACCTGCTGGCCTACGCCCGGGTGGCGGTCAACCCCGCCGATGCCCTCAACCTGCGCCGGATTGTGAACACTCCCCCCCGGGGCATTGGGGCCAGCACCATAGCCAAGCTGGCCGAGCACGCCCAGGCCAACGGGATAAGCCTTTACGAGGCCTTTCGCGCGGCCTCCTCGGTGCTGAGCCGGCCCCAGGCGGTGGAGGCTTTCCTGGAGCTTTTGGAGGGTTTGCGGGAGGCGGCCTTCGAGAGTGGGCCGGTTGCCTTTTTCGAGCGGGTGCTGGACGAGACCGGTCTTTTGGAGGCTTTGCGCGAGGAGCCGGATGGGGAGGACCGCCTGCAGAACGTGGAGGAGCTTCTGCGGGCAGCGCGCGACTGGGAACGGGAGGAGGGGGGAAGCCTGGCGGACTTCCTGGACGCGGTGGCCCTCACGGCCAAGGCCGAGGAGCCGCAGGGCGAGGCAGCAGGGGAGGCGGTCACCCTGATGACCCTGCACAACGCCAAGGGGCTCGAGTTCCCCGTCGTCTTCCTGGTGGGCCTGGAGGAGAACCTCCTGCCCCACCGCAACAGCCTGAGCCGCCTGGAGGACCTGGAGGAGGAGCGGCGGCTTTTCTACGTGGGCATCACCCGGGCCCAGGAGCGGCTCTACCTCTCCTATGCCGAGGAGCGCGAGGTGTACGGCCGGCGCGAGCCCACCCGCCCAAGCCGCTTTCTGGAGGATATACCCCGGGAGCTGCTTCAGGAGGTGGGCTTCTTCGACGAGCCGAAGATGCCCCGCGCCAGGCCCGAAGCCCGGCCAGCGGAGTTCAGGGGCGGGGAAAAAGTGCGCCACCCCCGCTTTGGCCAGGGCACGGTGGTGGCGGCCATGGGGGGCGAGGTGACGGTGATGTTCCCGGGGGTGGGCCTCAAGCGCCTGGCGGTGAGGTTTGCCGGCCTGGAGCGCCTGGACTAG
- a CDS encoding DHH family phosphoesterase: MSWRFRPWPPSEELRRLVEELAIPPLAAAVLWNRGFRGKADLFPPLAPLPLPNLESAAKRLLQALERGERIRVHGDYDADGLTGTAILLKGLENLGACVHPFIPHRLEEGYGVLMDRVPEHLEACELFITVDCGITNHAELKELAENGLSVVVTDHHTPGPTPPPGLIVHPALSPALQGQPHPTGAGVAFLLLWQVHDLLGLPPPLEYADLAAIGTIADVAPLQGFNRALVQEGLRRLRESAHPGLRELARKHCRAYSAHEVAFRIAPRLNAASRLGQAELALELLTSEDPARIPLLTETLNRLNTERQRIEEAMLARLEAQLDPSLPALVLHDPEGHPGVMGIVASRLLERHHKPVFIIAQGKGSVRSTPGISAVGALQHARAHLKRFGGHAQAAGFAIEEAEIPAFTRSVQAYVGRFPAPVPEILLDGWLEGEDLGGLYRALELLEPTGEGNPKPLFYLRGRPEGVRTLSEGRHLAFRLGGLRVVRWRDSGENLPEQVELAAELVLNRWNGEEYLELRAEAYREALPEGALGEVWALPVPFRQGLTRALTEKARVYVRPEGASWFRAQGVEVVPPEEAAYWFSLPPTPCRPPRVFLALSEKALEELETHPNPILGALGRQVVSAYRSGLAALLGHSLERYWQTLAAAVYQPRRASRSSSER, translated from the coding sequence ATGAGCTGGAGGTTCCGCCCCTGGCCTCCTTCGGAGGAGCTCCGGCGCCTGGTGGAGGAGCTCGCCATCCCCCCTCTGGCCGCCGCGGTGCTGTGGAACCGGGGCTTCCGGGGAAAAGCAGACCTCTTCCCGCCTCTCGCGCCGTTGCCCCTCCCAAACCTGGAAAGCGCCGCCAAGCGACTCCTTCAGGCCCTGGAGCGGGGCGAGCGCATCCGCGTCCACGGCGACTACGACGCCGACGGCCTCACCGGTACGGCCATCCTGCTCAAGGGGCTCGAAAACCTCGGGGCCTGTGTCCACCCCTTCATTCCCCATCGCCTGGAGGAGGGCTACGGGGTCCTGATGGACCGGGTGCCCGAGCACCTGGAGGCCTGCGAGCTCTTTATCACGGTGGATTGCGGCATCACCAACCACGCCGAGCTAAAAGAGCTGGCCGAGAACGGCCTCTCGGTGGTGGTCACCGACCACCACACCCCAGGCCCCACCCCGCCCCCCGGCCTCATCGTGCACCCTGCCCTCTCGCCCGCCCTCCAGGGCCAGCCCCACCCCACCGGGGCAGGGGTGGCCTTTCTGCTTTTGTGGCAGGTGCACGACCTGCTGGGGCTGCCTCCTCCCCTCGAGTACGCCGACCTGGCCGCCATCGGCACCATCGCCGACGTGGCCCCTCTGCAGGGCTTCAACCGGGCCCTGGTCCAGGAGGGCCTGCGCCGCCTCAGGGAATCGGCCCATCCGGGGCTCAGGGAGCTGGCCCGGAAGCACTGCCGCGCCTACAGCGCCCACGAGGTGGCCTTTCGCATCGCCCCCCGCCTCAACGCGGCCTCGCGGCTGGGCCAGGCCGAGCTGGCCCTGGAGCTCCTCACCAGCGAGGACCCGGCGCGGATTCCCCTGCTAACCGAGACCCTGAACCGCCTCAACACCGAACGCCAGCGCATCGAGGAGGCCATGCTGGCTCGCCTGGAGGCCCAGCTCGACCCTTCCCTCCCGGCTTTGGTCCTCCACGACCCTGAGGGCCACCCCGGGGTGATGGGCATCGTGGCCAGCCGGCTCTTGGAGCGGCACCACAAGCCGGTCTTCATCATCGCCCAGGGCAAGGGCTCGGTGCGCTCCACCCCCGGCATCAGCGCGGTGGGGGCCCTGCAGCACGCCAGGGCCCACCTGAAGCGCTTTGGCGGGCACGCCCAGGCGGCCGGCTTTGCCATCGAGGAAGCCGAGATTCCCGCCTTCACCCGCTCGGTCCAGGCGTACGTGGGCCGGTTCCCTGCGCCCGTGCCCGAGATTCTGCTCGACGGCTGGCTGGAGGGGGAAGACTTAGGAGGGCTGTACCGGGCCTTAGAGCTCCTGGAGCCCACCGGGGAGGGCAACCCCAAGCCCCTCTTCTATCTGCGGGGGCGGCCCGAAGGGGTGCGCACCCTGAGCGAGGGCCGGCACCTCGCCTTCCGCCTGGGCGGCCTGCGGGTGGTGCGCTGGCGCGATAGCGGGGAAAACCTGCCCGAGCAAGTAGAGCTGGCCGCCGAACTGGTTCTCAACCGGTGGAACGGGGAGGAGTATCTGGAACTCCGGGCCGAGGCCTACCGGGAGGCCCTGCCCGAGGGGGCTTTAGGGGAGGTCTGGGCCCTGCCGGTGCCCTTCCGCCAGGGACTAACCCGGGCCCTGACGGAAAAAGCCCGGGTGTACGTGCGGCCCGAGGGGGCCTCCTGGTTCAGGGCTCAGGGCGTCGAGGTGGTACCCCCCGAGGAGGCCGCTTACTGGTTCAGCCTCCCACCCACCCCCTGCCGCCCCCCCCGGGTCTTCCTGGCCCTTTCGGAGAAGGCGCTGGAGGAACTGGAAACCCACCCCAATCCCATCCTGGGAGCTTTGGGGCGGCAGGTGGTCTCCGCCTACCGTTCGGGGCTGGCGGCGCTTTTGGGGCACAGCCTCGAGCGCTACTGGCAGACCCTGGCCGCCGCGGTCTACCAGCCCCGCCGGGCGAGCCGCTCCTCCTCGGAGAGGTAG
- a CDS encoding type IV pilus twitching motility protein PilT has protein sequence MSTTQTPTPITEMLRSMVEARASDIHLQAGAPPTVRIDGKLKPFTTKTLSPSDVAQIVRSLLSPAQLEELEYKKEMDFAYTIPGLARFRCNLLHQRGSLGLVMRVVSENIPSFEALGLPRAVMERLAAKERGLVLVTGPTGSGKSTTLAALIDHINLHYPKNIVTIEDPIEFLHKHKKSLVVQREVGVDTDSFASGLKYAMRQDPDVILIGEMRDRETVEAAIMAAQTGHLVFSTLHTLDAIRTINRIIDFFPLHEHLQIRILLAESLLGILSQRLLPRADGQGRVLALEILLATPFVRELIKDEHKTPQIKDAMLQDNLHGMQTFDQHLVELYTQGLISLEDAEASATSPHELKLMLTKATGRGY, from the coding sequence ATGAGCACCACCCAAACCCCCACCCCCATCACCGAGATGCTGCGGAGCATGGTGGAGGCCCGGGCCTCTGACATCCATCTCCAGGCCGGCGCACCGCCCACGGTGCGGATCGACGGAAAACTCAAGCCCTTCACCACCAAGACCCTCTCCCCCAGCGATGTGGCCCAGATTGTGCGCAGCCTGCTCAGCCCGGCCCAGCTCGAGGAGCTCGAGTACAAAAAGGAGATGGACTTCGCCTACACCATCCCGGGCCTGGCCCGCTTCCGCTGCAACCTGCTGCACCAGCGGGGCAGCCTGGGCCTGGTTATGCGGGTAGTATCGGAGAACATCCCCAGCTTCGAGGCCCTGGGCCTGCCCCGGGCGGTGATGGAACGGCTGGCTGCCAAGGAGCGCGGACTGGTCCTGGTTACCGGTCCTACCGGCTCGGGCAAGTCCACCACCCTGGCCGCCCTCATCGACCACATCAACCTGCACTACCCCAAGAACATCGTCACCATCGAGGACCCCATCGAGTTCCTGCACAAGCACAAGAAGAGCCTGGTGGTGCAGCGGGAAGTAGGGGTGGATACCGACTCCTTCGCCTCTGGGCTCAAGTACGCCATGCGGCAGGACCCCGATGTGATTCTGATCGGTGAGATGCGCGACCGCGAAACGGTGGAGGCCGCCATCATGGCCGCCCAGACCGGCCACCTGGTCTTCTCCACCCTGCACACCCTGGACGCCATCCGCACCATCAACCGCATCATCGACTTCTTCCCTCTGCACGAACACCTGCAGATCCGCATCCTTCTAGCAGAGTCGCTGCTGGGTATCCTCTCGCAAAGGCTCCTCCCCAGGGCCGACGGACAGGGGCGGGTGCTGGCCCTGGAAATCCTGCTGGCCACCCCCTTCGTGCGCGAGCTCATAAAAGACGAGCACAAAACCCCCCAGATCAAGGACGCCATGCTGCAGGACAACCTGCACGGCATGCAGACCTTCGACCAGCACCTGGTGGAGCTCTACACCCAGGGCCTCATCAGCCTGGAGGACGCCGAGGCCTCGGCCACCAGCCCCCACGAGCTCAAGCTGATGCTCACCAAGGCCACTGGCCGGGGCTACTAG
- the pdxS gene encoding pyridoxal 5'-phosphate synthase lyase subunit PdxS, which translates to MEKGTLRVKTGFAEMFKGGVIMDVVNAQQAEIAQEAGAVAVMALERVPADIRAQGGVARMSDPKLIKEIMAAVSIPVMAKCRIGHFVEAQILEAIGVDFIDESEVLTPADESFHIDKHAFKVPFVCGATDIGEALRRIAEGAAMIRTKGEAGTGNVVEAVRHARKVLGGIRQIQATPREELMTLAKNLGAPYELVLWVHEHGRLPVVNFAAGGVATPADAALMMQLGMDGVFVGSGIFKSGDPRKRARAIVRAVTHYNNPEVLAEVSEDLGEPMVGINLDYLSEEERLARRGW; encoded by the coding sequence ATGGAGAAAGGAACCCTGCGGGTCAAAACCGGATTCGCCGAGATGTTCAAGGGGGGCGTGATCATGGACGTGGTCAACGCCCAGCAGGCCGAGATTGCCCAGGAGGCTGGGGCGGTGGCGGTGATGGCGCTGGAGCGCGTTCCCGCCGATATTCGTGCCCAGGGCGGCGTGGCCCGCATGTCTGACCCCAAGCTGATCAAGGAGATTATGGCTGCGGTCTCCATCCCGGTGATGGCCAAGTGCCGCATCGGCCACTTTGTGGAGGCCCAGATCCTGGAGGCCATCGGGGTGGATTTCATCGACGAGTCGGAGGTGCTCACCCCAGCCGATGAGTCCTTCCACATCGACAAGCACGCCTTTAAGGTGCCCTTCGTTTGCGGGGCCACCGATATCGGCGAGGCCCTGCGCCGCATCGCCGAGGGGGCCGCGATGATCCGCACCAAGGGCGAGGCTGGCACCGGCAACGTGGTGGAGGCGGTGCGGCACGCCCGCAAGGTGCTCGGGGGCATCCGGCAGATCCAGGCCACCCCCCGCGAGGAGCTGATGACCCTGGCCAAGAACCTGGGGGCCCCCTATGAGCTGGTGCTCTGGGTGCACGAGCACGGGCGGCTGCCGGTGGTCAACTTCGCCGCGGGCGGGGTGGCCACCCCTGCCGACGCTGCGCTCATGATGCAGCTTGGGATGGACGGGGTTTTTGTGGGTTCGGGGATTTTCAAGTCGGGCGACCCGCGCAAACGGGCCCGGGCCATCGTGCGGGCGGTGACCCACTACAACAACCCCGAGGTGCTGGCCGAGGTCTCCGAAGACCTGGGCGAGCCCATGGTCGGCATCAACCTGGACTACCTCTCCGAGGAGGAGCGGCTCGCCCGGCGGGGCTGGTAG
- the hisA gene encoding 1-(5-phosphoribosyl)-5-[(5-phosphoribosylamino)methylideneamino]imidazole-4-carboxamide isomerase, with product MLVIPAVDIQGGRVVRLYEGDPSRETVYFNDPVEAALHWQAQGAPMLHLVDLDAATGRGENRKVIADIAQNLGVPFQVGGGVRSLEAAQALLALGAQRVVVGTVAVKAPGVLEAMLETLGPERVVVSLDARGLEVVVSGWTEATPLQVPEACRRFWAAGVRTLIYTDVRRDGTLRGLDQGPVRVVRAAWPGQLIAGGGIASEADLEALRGLGVEGALVGRALYEGRIDLGRWGRLLA from the coding sequence GTGCTGGTGATACCTGCGGTGGACATCCAAGGCGGGCGGGTGGTAAGGCTCTACGAGGGCGACCCCAGCCGCGAGACGGTCTACTTCAACGACCCGGTGGAAGCAGCCCTCCACTGGCAGGCCCAGGGGGCCCCGATGCTGCACCTGGTGGACCTGGACGCGGCCACCGGCCGGGGGGAGAACCGAAAGGTCATCGCAGACATCGCGCAAAACCTCGGGGTGCCCTTCCAGGTGGGGGGCGGGGTGCGCAGCCTGGAGGCGGCCCAGGCCCTGCTGGCCCTGGGGGCCCAGCGGGTGGTGGTGGGCACCGTGGCGGTGAAGGCGCCTGGGGTGCTCGAGGCCATGCTAGAAACGTTGGGCCCCGAGCGGGTGGTGGTCAGCCTGGATGCCAGGGGGCTGGAGGTGGTGGTCTCGGGCTGGACCGAGGCCACACCCCTGCAGGTGCCGGAGGCCTGCCGGCGCTTCTGGGCGGCCGGGGTGCGCACCCTGATCTACACCGACGTGCGGCGGGACGGCACCCTGAGGGGCCTCGACCAGGGGCCGGTGCGGGTGGTGCGGGCGGCCTGGCCGGGCCAGCTCATCGCGGGGGGTGGGATTGCCTCGGAGGCCGACCTCGAGGCCCTGCGGGGGCTGGGGGTGGAGGGGGCCCTGGTGGGCAGGGCCCTGTACGAGGGGCGGATCGACCTCGGGCGTTGGGGTAGACTGCTAGCATGA
- a CDS encoding LapA family protein: MRALSGLAFLVVLAVAAGTWGLYTLEPNLLLGSPWGPVHVAFLVLAAFGLGLVVMGLYVLSGWLGAQAALRQRHRELKQVRAELEALKRQHPEETPVIPDRL; the protein is encoded by the coding sequence ATGAGGGCGCTGAGCGGGCTGGCCTTTCTGGTTGTGCTGGCGGTGGCCGCCGGTACCTGGGGGCTCTACACCTTAGAACCCAACCTCCTCCTGGGGAGCCCCTGGGGGCCGGTGCACGTGGCCTTTCTGGTGCTGGCCGCCTTTGGGCTGGGCCTCGTGGTGATGGGCCTTTATGTGCTCTCGGGCTGGCTGGGGGCACAGGCCGCTTTGCGCCAGCGCCACCGCGAGCTCAAGCAGGTGCGCGCCGAACTCGAGGCCCTCAAGAGGCAGCACCCCGAGGAAACCCCGGTCATTCCCGACCGCCTATGA